The genomic DNA TTTCAGGGCATTTGAGGTCCAAGCGACTGCAGAGACCATTGGAAAATGGTCTAACTCAAGCTACGAATGAAATCGAGAGTTCACACGAATGACGTGTACAGAAATCCGGTTTCCATTTGGAATTCGACTTTGTTGTTTTCATGTTCAATTTTGTTTAACGATTCGACATTACAAAAGAGACGCCCTTGGAAATTTCTTCTTCTGTGCAGTGGATGCTGGCTGCTGTCATTTTCGTGTATCTGGTTGTGATGTATGCGATTGGCTTTGTCGCTCAAAGTAAAGTCGAGACGGCTGAGGATTTTCTGGTCGCTGGCCGCCAATTGCCGCTTTCGCTGGCGTGGATGACCTTGCTCGCTACCTGGTTCGGCGCGGGCACGTTACTGGCAGCAACTGATGAAGTTCGACAGGTAGGGTTACAAGCCGGAGCATTGGATCCCTTTGGAGCCGGTTGCTGTTTACTGCTGGCGGGATTGTTTGTCGCGGGGCCAATCTGGCGGATGCAGATTCTGACCGTTCCCGATTTGTTTCGACAGAAGTTCGGACCTGCAGCCGAGTTGATCGCCTCCCTGATTCTCGTTCCCAGCTACTTCGGCTGGATCGCGGCTCAGTTCACCGCTCTGGCAAATATGCTGGAACTCTTTTTCGGAATCCCCTTGAGTGCGGGACTCGTGATCGTGGCTGTGGTGGGGACCGGTTATACATTGATGGGAGGCATGTGGTCGGTCACATTGACTGATGCCGTGCAGATTACGCTGGTCTTAGTGGGACTGATCATTCTGACCATCGTCATTCTTACTGAACTCGGCAACGGGGCAGCCAGTTCCGGGAGGACAAAACTGTGGAAGGAAACTCCCCCGGAAATGTCGGTTATCATTCCGTATCAGGATGTCGCGGCTTTCTGGGGCTGGCTCGGTTTGTTCTTGACGGGAGCGCTGGGGAATCTGCCTGGTCAGGATTTGATGCAACGCATCTTTGCGTGCAAGTCGGATCGGGTCGCGAAATATGCCTGTTATACCGCCGGGGGGATGTATCTTCTGTTTGGCTTGATGCCGATGTTACTTGGACTGGCTGCCAATCTGCTGGTTCCCAACGAAGTCAACACGGCTGTCCTGCCTGCTCTCGCTCATGCGTTTCTGCATCCGGCTGTGGCGATTGTGTTTGTAGTAGCTGTGCTCTCAGCTGTGCTTTCGA from Rubinisphaera italica includes the following:
- a CDS encoding sodium:solute symporter family protein → MEISSSVQWMLAAVIFVYLVVMYAIGFVAQSKVETAEDFLVAGRQLPLSLAWMTLLATWFGAGTLLAATDEVRQVGLQAGALDPFGAGCCLLLAGLFVAGPIWRMQILTVPDLFRQKFGPAAELIASLILVPSYFGWIAAQFTALANMLELFFGIPLSAGLVIVAVVGTGYTLMGGMWSVTLTDAVQITLVLVGLIILTIVILTELGNGAASSGRTKLWKETPPEMSVIIPYQDVAAFWGWLGLFLTGALGNLPGQDLMQRIFACKSDRVAKYACYTAGGMYLLFGLMPMLLGLAANLLVPNEVNTAVLPALAHAFLHPAVAIVFVVAVLSAVLSTIDSAILSPASVLSQNIGARFLKMDLLKMNRYAVLLVAVCSLAMAFAGEDAYALLEEAYLLTMVGLFVPMMFGLYTKPRHRYAAVASMLTGIFLWGLHFVMGWETFLTPLEPLAIWPVPLSLTITGLALIVYLICEPPWKLEWVKP